A single Triticum dicoccoides isolate Atlit2015 ecotype Zavitan chromosome 2A, WEW_v2.0, whole genome shotgun sequence DNA region contains:
- the LOC119354559 gene encoding ubiquitin-conjugating enzyme E2 2, protein MSTPSRKRLMRDFKRLQHDPPAGISGAPHDNNIMLWNAVIFGPDDTPWDGGTFKLTLQFTEDYPNKPPTVRFVSRMFHPNIYADGSICLDILQNQWSPIYDVAAILTSIQSLLCDPNPNSPANSEAARMFSENKREYNRKVREIVEQSWTAD, encoded by the exons ATGTCGACGCCGTCGAGAAAGCGCCTGATGCGGGACTTCAAGCGGCTGCAGCATGACCCACCGGCCGGGATCAGCGGCGCGCCGCACGACAACAACATCATGCTCTGGAACGCCGTCATCTTCGG GCCGGATGATACGCCATGGGACGGAG GCACGTTCAAGCTTACCTTGCAGTTTACAGAAGATTACCCCAACAAGCCGCCAACTGTTCGTTTTGTCTCTAGGATGTTTCACCCAAATA TTTATGCAGATGGGAGCATCTGCTTGGATATTCTACAGAACCAGTGGAGCCCTATATATGACGTTGCTGCCATATTGACTTCTATTCAG TCCTTGCTGTGTGATCCAAACCCCAACTCTCCAGCAAATTCGGAAGCTGCCAGAATGTTCAGCGAGAACAAGCGAGAGTACAACCGCAAAGTCCGCGAGATCGTGGAGCAGAGCTGGACTGCTGACTAA